Proteins co-encoded in one Ignavibacteria bacterium genomic window:
- the pyk gene encoding pyruvate kinase, whose amino-acid sequence MLQGSNFLFARTKILCTLGPATSDKNIIAQMIRAGMDGVRLNFSHGSHEFFDNLFFNIHEACVNESTSLAVLADLQGPKIRIGNLSVPEIEIKTGDTIRITIEDLDGTDKILSTSYKLLVNDAKIGDLILIDDGLIKLRVIEKESTAVVCEILNGGTVKPKKGMNLPGMKLSTPSVTETDLKNLEYIFIKHRVDFVALSFVRSADDITNLRKWMKDKGFSAPIISKIEMKEAVSNFESILKVSDGIMVARGDLGVELEPQEVPLIQKNIIKRCNATGKLVITATQMLESMVYNPIPTRAEASDVANAVWDGTDVVMLSAETSVGKFPVKTVETMNQIVRSAGAHAYWTRHIDFDMTKNFEDKLFDSVNKGIVQMSREVDAAAIVVFTENGRTARKLSKYRPNARIIAISDKFDTMNNLCLYWGVSSMFMPDLDRDSEELISEATDIILKIGHVKKGDVVIYTSGAPISEKGRTNKLKIFVI is encoded by the coding sequence ATGCTTCAAGGATCTAACTTTCTTTTTGCCCGTACAAAAATACTTTGTACCTTGGGACCAGCTACCTCGGACAAAAACATAATTGCTCAAATGATCCGTGCCGGGATGGATGGTGTGAGGCTAAATTTTTCTCATGGCTCGCACGAATTTTTTGACAATCTCTTTTTTAACATTCATGAAGCCTGCGTGAATGAGTCCACTTCACTGGCAGTGCTGGCTGATCTACAGGGTCCTAAAATTCGAATCGGTAATCTGAGCGTACCTGAGATTGAGATTAAGACGGGCGATACAATTCGAATCACAATCGAGGATTTGGATGGAACCGATAAAATTCTCTCAACATCATACAAATTGCTCGTAAATGATGCCAAGATTGGTGATCTAATCCTGATTGATGACGGATTGATCAAACTGAGAGTGATAGAGAAAGAGTCTACTGCAGTTGTTTGTGAGATACTCAATGGTGGAACGGTGAAACCTAAAAAGGGGATGAATCTTCCGGGAATGAAACTCTCTACCCCCTCTGTGACGGAGACCGACCTTAAAAACCTTGAGTATATTTTCATTAAACACCGTGTTGACTTTGTTGCCCTTTCATTCGTAAGGAGTGCTGATGATATAACAAACTTAAGAAAATGGATGAAAGACAAAGGATTTTCGGCACCAATAATCTCTAAAATTGAGATGAAAGAGGCTGTTTCAAATTTTGAGTCAATACTTAAAGTTTCTGATGGCATAATGGTAGCGAGAGGTGACCTGGGAGTGGAACTGGAGCCTCAGGAGGTTCCTCTGATCCAGAAGAATATAATTAAGAGGTGCAACGCCACCGGTAAACTTGTTATCACAGCTACTCAAATGCTCGAATCGATGGTTTACAATCCGATTCCTACACGAGCGGAGGCTTCCGATGTTGCGAACGCTGTGTGGGATGGCACCGATGTTGTTATGCTTTCTGCTGAAACCTCCGTCGGTAAATTTCCGGTGAAAACGGTGGAGACGATGAATCAGATTGTAAGAAGTGCAGGTGCTCATGCTTATTGGACCCGTCACATTGACTTTGACATGACGAAAAATTTTGAAGACAAACTCTTCGATTCGGTTAACAAAGGTATTGTACAGATGAGCAGGGAAGTGGACGCCGCAGCGATTGTGGTTTTTACTGAAAATGGAAGGACAGCACGGAAACTTTCAAAATATCGCCCTAATGCAAGAATAATCGCAATCTCGGACAAGTTTGACACGATGAACAATCTGTGCCTCTATTGGGGTGTTTCTTCGATGTTCATGCCTGATCTCGACCGGGATTCAGAAGAGCTGATTTCCGAGGCGACCGATATAATACTTAAGATTGGACATGTAAAAAAAGGTGATGTAGTGATTTACACTTCAGGTGCACCTATTTCAGAAAAAGGAAGAACCAACAAATTGAAGATTTTCGTAATCTGA
- a CDS encoding glycosyltransferase family 2 protein, translating to MIKLSSIVLAKNEEANIGRCITSQLGIIDEINVLIDNSTTDRTEEIVRQFPGVKYFPIKWEGYALTKQNGIEKTSNDWIFWIDADEAITPELGRELTEWKSGNPQHDIFSVPRKAWFLGRWIRHCGWYPGRVPRLFNKRKVKFNNNLVHEGLEFTGEPGELKFPLDHFTDPSSEHYYNKFNHYTSLAANQLYDENKKSGIFEAYIRALSVFLKMYFLKSGFLDGAQGFILSFYSMNYVFTKYVKLWERNESRHNSQHK from the coding sequence ATGATTAAGCTCTCATCCATCGTTCTCGCTAAAAATGAGGAAGCAAATATCGGGAGGTGTATTACTTCACAGTTGGGGATTATTGATGAAATTAATGTCCTCATAGATAATTCCACAACTGACAGAACAGAAGAGATCGTAAGGCAGTTTCCGGGAGTTAAATACTTCCCGATAAAGTGGGAAGGATATGCTCTTACGAAGCAAAACGGAATTGAAAAAACATCAAATGACTGGATCTTCTGGATCGATGCAGACGAGGCAATTACACCCGAACTTGGAAGAGAACTCACCGAGTGGAAATCGGGTAATCCGCAACATGACATTTTCAGTGTTCCTCGCAAAGCATGGTTTCTGGGGAGGTGGATAAGGCATTGCGGGTGGTATCCGGGCAGGGTACCAAGGCTGTTTAACAAACGAAAGGTGAAATTTAATAACAATCTGGTCCATGAAGGGCTTGAGTTTACTGGTGAGCCGGGAGAATTGAAATTTCCGCTTGATCACTTTACCGATCCCTCTTCCGAGCACTATTATAACAAGTTTAACCACTACACCTCGCTTGCAGCAAATCAGCTTTACGATGAAAACAAAAAATCGGGGATTTTTGAAGCATACATTAGGGCGCTGTCGGTATTTTTGAAAATGTATTTCCTGAAATCAGGTTTCCTTGACGGGGCACAGGGTTTTATTCTCTCATTCTATTCAATGAACTATGTTTTTACCAAATATGTAAAACTGTGGGAAAGAAATGAAAGCAGGCATAATAGCCAACACAAGTAA
- the amrS gene encoding AmmeMemoRadiSam system radical SAM enzyme, which yields MSVNTNFHPAKWWEVSSTGKIKCTLCPRFCEMGPDQHGFCYIRQNIDNQLISIGYGRPTGFAIDPVEKKPLNHFLPGSTILSFGTAGCNLGCKFCQNWSISKAKLDDSNSIMALPTDVVSLAKKYSTPSIAFTYNDPVIFAEYAIDISKIAREENIHTVLVTAGYVTPQARYELFEYASATNIDLKAFTESFYKNLAWASLKEVLETIVWIKEKTNVWMELTTLLIPGENDSEHEIKEMTRWIHRNIGDRVPLHFTAFHPDFKLRDKERTPFNTLSMAREIAIAEGLKYVYTGNVHDSKGQTTYCPNCNCKVIERDWHTVISNRLVSGRCPYCNAPVDGIFND from the coding sequence ATGTCAGTAAATACAAATTTCCACCCGGCAAAATGGTGGGAGGTTTCATCCACTGGTAAAATCAAGTGTACTCTTTGTCCAAGATTTTGCGAAATGGGACCTGACCAGCACGGTTTTTGCTATATTCGTCAGAATATAGATAATCAGCTCATCTCGATCGGGTATGGCAGACCGACCGGTTTCGCTATCGATCCTGTTGAGAAGAAACCTTTGAACCACTTTCTGCCCGGTTCCACCATATTGTCGTTTGGTACGGCAGGTTGTAACCTTGGGTGTAAATTTTGTCAAAACTGGTCGATTTCGAAAGCGAAGCTTGATGATTCCAACTCCATAATGGCTCTGCCGACTGATGTGGTTTCGCTGGCAAAGAAGTACTCCACTCCCTCGATTGCTTTTACCTACAATGATCCTGTAATTTTTGCGGAGTACGCAATTGACATCTCGAAGATAGCAAGAGAAGAAAACATTCATACAGTTCTCGTTACAGCCGGATATGTAACTCCACAAGCCAGGTATGAACTGTTCGAGTATGCCTCTGCCACAAATATCGATTTGAAGGCATTCACTGAGAGTTTCTACAAAAACCTGGCATGGGCATCTCTAAAAGAGGTTCTTGAAACGATAGTCTGGATAAAAGAAAAGACAAATGTATGGATGGAGTTGACAACACTTCTGATTCCGGGGGAAAACGATTCAGAACATGAGATTAAAGAAATGACGAGGTGGATACACAGAAACATCGGCGACAGGGTTCCGCTTCACTTTACGGCTTTTCATCCTGACTTCAAACTCAGGGATAAAGAGAGAACCCCTTTCAATACTCTCTCAATGGCTCGGGAAATCGCAATCGCAGAAGGTTTGAAGTATGTTTACACAGGGAATGTTCACGATAGCAAAGGGCAGACCACTTATTGTCCCAATTGCAATTGCAAAGTGATTGAGCGGGACTGGCATACCGTTATATCGAACCGTCTTGTCAGCGGGAGATGTCCTTATTGCAATGCCCCTGTTGATGGAATTTTTAATGATTAA
- a CDS encoding efflux RND transporter periplasmic adaptor subunit, which produces MSKWTKIFVYALIVLVAGGLVIYPLIKSDGKDDAGKGKTSTKQQQGPALVKARVLKYDSFSSEIKVMGKVIADEWVDLSPEVSGKIVKINFKEGGNVAKGQLLIKINDNDLQAQLKKNKVRLELSAQKLDRQKKLLEVNGTTQEEFDNARFEFESISADIDLIEAQILKTEIRAPFAGQIGLRYLSEGAFVAPGTKIATLQSRSKLKIDFTIPQNYSIYLNTGKNISFSTGNGAEEMSANIYALEPGVDQTTATLKARAYVTGGGKGLIPGKVVEVKVKLTAPVKTILIPTETLIPEISGQSVFLYKNGMSVSFPVEIGDRTEKIVQIVSGISEGDTLIVSGLIQLKNGGPVKLSGVETQGKTE; this is translated from the coding sequence ATGTCAAAGTGGACCAAGATATTTGTTTATGCTCTGATCGTACTCGTTGCAGGCGGTCTGGTGATTTATCCGTTGATCAAAAGTGACGGGAAAGATGATGCCGGAAAAGGCAAAACATCGACTAAACAGCAGCAAGGTCCGGCTTTGGTTAAAGCGAGGGTGTTGAAGTATGATTCATTTTCCTCCGAAATTAAAGTTATGGGTAAGGTAATCGCAGACGAATGGGTGGATTTATCACCTGAGGTCTCTGGTAAAATTGTTAAAATAAACTTCAAAGAGGGGGGAAATGTCGCCAAAGGACAACTCCTTATAAAAATAAATGACAATGACCTTCAGGCTCAACTTAAAAAAAACAAAGTGAGACTCGAACTCTCCGCTCAAAAACTCGACAGACAGAAAAAACTTCTTGAAGTTAACGGCACAACTCAGGAAGAATTCGACAATGCCAGATTCGAGTTTGAATCGATCTCTGCTGACATTGACCTGATAGAAGCTCAAATATTAAAAACTGAGATCAGGGCCCCTTTTGCGGGACAAATCGGCTTAAGATACCTCTCGGAAGGTGCCTTCGTAGCACCCGGAACTAAAATCGCAACACTTCAAAGCAGATCAAAACTAAAGATTGACTTTACCATTCCGCAGAATTATTCGATATACTTGAACACCGGGAAAAACATAAGTTTTAGTACAGGAAACGGTGCTGAAGAGATGAGTGCAAACATTTATGCTCTCGAGCCGGGTGTGGATCAGACTACAGCCACACTCAAGGCAAGGGCTTATGTCACCGGAGGTGGAAAGGGCTTAATTCCCGGTAAGGTAGTGGAAGTCAAAGTTAAACTGACGGCACCCGTAAAAACCATCCTCATTCCAACCGAAACCCTTATCCCTGAAATATCAGGTCAGTCCGTGTTCCTTTATAAAAACGGAATGTCTGTCTCCTTCCCGGTAGAAATCGGAGACAGAACAGAAAAAATTGTGCAGATTGTCTCAGGAATCAGTGAAGGAGATACTCTGATTGTCTCCGGACTGATTCAATTGAAGAATGGCGGTCCGGTCAAACTTTCAGGAGTTGAAACGCAGGGAAAAACGGAATGA
- the pyrE gene encoding orotate phosphoribosyltransferase, translated as MTEKELAIKIFDTAHLTGEFLLRSGKISNEYFDKYRFESDPLLLQEIGEKMVPLIPEGTEVLAGLEMGGIPLSTVLSLKTGIPSVFVRKEAKKYGTCKVAEGLDFSGKKVCIIEDVVTTGGQIILSAKDLRDLGAIVDSVLCVIVREEKAFSNLKDADLDLLPLYSMQQIKDYKGV; from the coding sequence ATGACAGAAAAAGAACTGGCAATAAAAATCTTTGACACAGCTCATCTGACAGGGGAGTTCCTGCTTAGATCGGGCAAAATCTCCAATGAATACTTTGACAAATACAGATTTGAATCAGATCCGCTACTGCTTCAGGAGATCGGCGAAAAGATGGTTCCCTTGATTCCGGAAGGAACCGAAGTGCTGGCGGGACTTGAAATGGGGGGGATACCTCTCTCAACAGTTTTGTCACTTAAAACGGGAATTCCTTCCGTTTTTGTCAGGAAGGAAGCGAAAAAGTACGGCACCTGCAAAGTGGCTGAAGGACTCGATTTTTCCGGCAAAAAAGTGTGCATAATCGAGGATGTAGTTACAACGGGAGGGCAGATTATTCTTAGCGCGAAAGATCTTCGGGATCTCGGAGCGATTGTCGATTCAGTGCTCTGCGTTATTGTAAGAGAGGAAAAAGCTTTTTCGAATCTTAAGGATGCCGACCTGGATCTGTTACCTCTCTATTCGATGCAGCAAATAAAAGATTACAAAGGTGTTTAA
- a CDS encoding S9 family peptidase: MYLNRKLLFFVIFFSFVAIPQKKITIDQVFKGEFSGEYFAPVKWTESGHTYYKIEDGDDGSQIFKIDVTTGDKTLVVSTKDLIPEGKSAPLNLNDYKLSPSGKWILIYTNTKRVWRVNSRGDYWIYNTETKKLRKLGGSDAKPSTLQFAKLDPTENFVAYVRENNLYLENLTTGEIKALTKDGSRTIINGTFDWVYEEEFGIRDGFRWSPDGKMIAFWQLDANGVRDFLMINNTDSLYSYTIPVQYPKAGETNSGCKVGTVDISSGNIVWMNVGDDPRNNYIPRMEWAGKTGKLAFQHLNRLQNNMTVYLADPRTGTVQKLYNEEQNAWIEVVDDWKFINNDQDLFWVSDKEGFNQLYLISLKDASVKNLINKKYDVIKIVRFVPETGAVYFYASPEKATQKYLYMVETGKNEAPRRITPSEFAGSNEYSISADGKFAYHTYDNINTPSKVSLISLPDHKMIRKETTNEKLVEKLKEAGYNYELFTVKTPGGVSVDGWCTKPYNFDPSKKYPVLFYVYNEPASTTVNDSYDGFMGLFHKALADKGFIVMSVDGRGTPAPKGREWRKSIYQKIGVISSEDQAGALTTLLTERPYMDATKVGIWGWSGGGSMTLNMLFRYPKMYHFGVSVAPVTDLRFYDTIYEERYMGLPQTSPDAYKECSPVTFAGNLEGRLFLIHGTGDDNVHFQNAEYLVNKLVAAGKQFRYMPYPNRSHGISEGKGTSSHLFKSIELFLEEELNRK; the protein is encoded by the coding sequence ATGTACTTAAACCGAAAACTTCTCTTTTTTGTCATTTTCTTCTCTTTTGTCGCAATTCCTCAAAAGAAGATTACCATCGATCAGGTATTCAAGGGGGAATTCAGTGGAGAATATTTTGCCCCTGTAAAATGGACAGAGAGCGGGCACACATATTATAAAATTGAGGATGGTGATGATGGTTCTCAGATTTTCAAAATTGATGTAACAACAGGGGATAAAACTCTTGTCGTTTCCACCAAAGACCTGATACCGGAAGGGAAGTCAGCACCTTTGAACCTGAATGACTACAAACTCTCTCCGTCGGGGAAGTGGATTTTGATCTACACAAACACCAAAAGAGTCTGGCGTGTTAATTCGAGAGGGGATTACTGGATTTATAACACAGAGACAAAGAAACTTCGAAAACTCGGCGGAAGTGATGCCAAACCTTCTACACTTCAATTCGCAAAACTGGATCCTACTGAAAATTTCGTGGCTTATGTGAGAGAAAACAACCTGTACCTCGAAAATCTGACAACCGGTGAGATAAAAGCTCTTACAAAAGATGGCAGCAGAACTATAATCAACGGCACTTTCGACTGGGTGTACGAAGAGGAATTCGGCATCCGTGACGGTTTCAGATGGAGTCCGGATGGTAAAATGATCGCTTTCTGGCAGCTCGACGCGAATGGTGTCAGAGATTTTTTAATGATTAATAATACTGATTCCCTCTATTCTTACACGATTCCTGTTCAATATCCAAAAGCCGGTGAAACCAACAGCGGATGCAAGGTAGGAACAGTAGATATCTCTTCAGGCAACATTGTTTGGATGAATGTCGGAGACGACCCCCGGAATAACTATATACCCAGGATGGAATGGGCAGGGAAGACCGGCAAGCTCGCTTTTCAGCACCTGAACAGACTCCAGAATAACATGACCGTTTATCTTGCAGACCCCCGGACGGGTACCGTTCAAAAATTGTATAATGAAGAGCAGAACGCCTGGATAGAAGTGGTGGATGACTGGAAATTTATAAACAATGATCAGGATCTTTTTTGGGTTTCAGACAAAGAAGGCTTTAATCAGTTGTACCTCATTTCCTTGAAGGACGCATCTGTTAAAAATCTGATCAACAAGAAATATGATGTAATTAAAATTGTAAGGTTTGTTCCCGAAACGGGGGCAGTTTATTTTTATGCTTCACCTGAGAAGGCTACCCAAAAGTATCTTTATATGGTGGAAACAGGTAAAAATGAGGCTCCCCGAAGGATTACTCCCTCTGAATTTGCCGGTTCGAATGAATACAGCATATCTGCCGACGGCAAGTTTGCCTATCATACTTATGACAATATCAATACCCCCTCAAAAGTAAGCCTTATTTCACTTCCGGATCACAAGATGATCCGCAAGGAGACAACCAACGAAAAACTTGTTGAAAAATTGAAAGAAGCAGGTTATAACTATGAACTTTTCACCGTCAAAACACCGGGTGGTGTTTCAGTTGACGGATGGTGCACAAAACCTTACAATTTCGATCCTTCAAAAAAATATCCGGTTCTCTTTTATGTGTATAACGAACCCGCCAGCACTACTGTAAACGACAGCTATGACGGATTTATGGGATTGTTTCACAAGGCACTCGCAGACAAAGGATTTATTGTGATGAGTGTTGACGGGAGAGGGACACCTGCACCAAAAGGGAGGGAGTGGAGAAAATCAATTTATCAAAAGATAGGTGTGATTTCTTCCGAAGATCAGGCAGGCGCATTAACGACACTCCTGACAGAACGCCCTTATATGGACGCTACAAAAGTCGGGATATGGGGCTGGAGCGGTGGTGGATCCATGACCTTAAACATGCTTTTCAGATATCCGAAAATGTATCATTTCGGTGTCTCTGTCGCACCCGTTACAGACCTGAGATTTTATGACACTATCTATGAAGAACGATACATGGGATTGCCTCAGACAAGCCCCGATGCATATAAAGAGTGTTCACCCGTTACTTTTGCAGGCAATCTTGAGGGAAGGCTGTTCCTGATTCATGGTACCGGTGACGATAATGTCCATTTCCAGAATGCGGAATATCTTGTTAATAAACTTGTGGCAGCCGGGAAGCAATTCAGATATATGCCGTATCCAAACAGATCACACGGAATTTCAGAAGGAAAGGGGACTTCGTCGCACCTTTTTAAATCGATAGAACTCTTTTTGGAGGAGGAATTAAACAGGAAGTAG
- a CDS encoding AAA family ATPase — MKPAPAKKHPELKPSAYRWKCNLSTFNFESTEEIEPIEGIIGQDRAIKALRLGVGLKASGYNIYIAGLSGTGKASTVKKMLEILADNNPALFDYCYVNNFKNPDQPVLLTFPAGMSLKFKYDVNSLISLLRERIPQVLESESLNAKKNAIIEKFSKQEQLLITSFEEMINKDGLTLGQVQVEDGVRPEIMPVINKKPVLITAIEELVSKGELTKKKAQQIYDAYSARQQDLMILVKKHVKLSQDLQTEIRNIEKGEAEALIKGAIIYLNENYKDGKTADWIATLEKDILENIQLFKLAMSNPEAIAESFPLDPFRAYDVNILLDNAGMKDSPVIIETAPSMNTLFGNIERVSDRKGNFYADFLNIKAGSMLRANGGFLVLRVSHLFEAPGVWKTLKRILTYMMLDIQDNHIYYQMAPSSLKPESIPIDLKVILIGNSYIYSLLAEREDDFKKIFKVKAEFDYEITRSKEILVQYAHIIKKIISDENLKEFHKSAIASVMEIAARYAGSKDKLTSRFSMLADVVREASFWAQEDNSSKVRSEHVRQAFANARGRHDLWDEKYTEMIATDRILIDVAGKKVGQINGLAVYGSDIIAFGKPARITSAVAPGNGVIINVEKESGLSGKTHDKAILIIAGFLRETFSHIVPLAVSATVVFEQSYGNIDGDSASIAEMAVIISAISKLPVNQAIAVTGSVNQKGEVQPIGGVNEKIEGFYKVCKEKGLTKYQGVIIPVSNIDDLMLDEEIQAAAKSGLFHIWPVSHISEALEILLGVRAGEKNDEGHFPRNTIYGITAENLKKMYMFAKDPFKLNKHPRSTQPETVAGEQILKTAE; from the coding sequence ATGAAACCAGCTCCGGCTAAAAAGCACCCCGAACTTAAACCCTCTGCTTACAGGTGGAAGTGTAACCTTTCGACATTTAACTTTGAATCCACAGAAGAGATAGAACCAATAGAAGGAATTATCGGCCAGGACAGAGCAATAAAAGCGTTGCGACTGGGCGTGGGATTGAAAGCTTCAGGATATAACATCTATATTGCCGGCCTTTCGGGTACAGGCAAAGCTTCGACAGTCAAAAAGATGTTGGAGATTTTGGCGGACAACAATCCGGCACTTTTCGATTACTGCTATGTGAACAACTTCAAAAATCCGGATCAGCCGGTACTTCTTACCTTCCCTGCGGGTATGTCCCTCAAATTCAAATATGATGTAAATTCCTTGATTTCTCTTCTGAGAGAGAGGATACCTCAGGTGCTGGAATCTGAGAGTCTCAACGCAAAGAAAAATGCCATCATCGAGAAGTTCTCGAAACAGGAGCAATTGCTCATTACGAGCTTTGAAGAGATGATCAATAAAGACGGGCTTACACTCGGGCAGGTTCAGGTTGAGGATGGGGTTCGTCCCGAGATTATGCCTGTAATCAATAAAAAACCGGTTCTCATAACTGCGATTGAGGAGCTTGTTTCCAAAGGTGAACTGACAAAGAAAAAGGCTCAGCAGATTTATGATGCCTATTCTGCCCGGCAGCAGGATTTGATGATTCTCGTCAAAAAACATGTGAAGCTTTCGCAGGATTTGCAAACCGAGATTCGTAACATAGAGAAGGGTGAGGCCGAAGCATTAATTAAAGGTGCGATTATCTACCTGAATGAAAATTACAAGGATGGAAAAACTGCTGATTGGATTGCCACCCTCGAGAAGGACATTCTTGAGAATATTCAACTGTTTAAGCTTGCGATGTCAAATCCCGAGGCAATTGCAGAATCCTTTCCACTCGATCCGTTCCGTGCTTATGATGTCAATATTCTTCTGGATAATGCAGGGATGAAGGACAGTCCTGTTATAATCGAAACCGCACCTTCCATGAACACTCTTTTTGGAAATATTGAGAGAGTCTCAGACAGGAAGGGGAATTTCTATGCCGACTTTCTGAACATTAAAGCCGGATCGATGCTTCGTGCGAACGGAGGATTTCTGGTTTTGAGAGTCAGTCACCTTTTTGAGGCCCCGGGGGTCTGGAAAACACTTAAGCGAATCCTTACTTACATGATGCTGGACATTCAGGATAACCACATCTACTATCAGATGGCACCTTCTTCGTTGAAACCGGAATCAATACCGATTGATTTAAAGGTGATCCTGATCGGGAACTCGTATATCTACTCACTTCTCGCTGAAAGAGAAGATGATTTTAAGAAAATCTTCAAAGTAAAAGCGGAATTCGACTACGAAATCACCCGTTCGAAGGAAATACTGGTTCAGTATGCGCACATCATAAAAAAGATAATTTCCGATGAAAATTTGAAGGAATTTCATAAATCCGCTATAGCGTCCGTGATGGAGATTGCTGCAAGGTATGCCGGATCCAAAGATAAACTTACATCCCGCTTTTCGATGCTTGCTGATGTGGTGCGTGAAGCTTCTTTTTGGGCACAGGAAGACAATTCTTCCAAGGTAAGGTCTGAGCATGTCCGTCAGGCATTTGCAAACGCGCGGGGAAGACACGACCTGTGGGACGAAAAATATACAGAAATGATAGCCACGGACAGAATTCTGATAGATGTGGCCGGGAAAAAGGTCGGTCAGATCAACGGATTGGCGGTTTATGGCAGCGACATTATTGCGTTTGGAAAACCCGCCCGCATCACTTCTGCTGTTGCACCCGGAAACGGAGTCATTATAAATGTTGAAAAGGAATCGGGACTGTCCGGGAAAACTCATGACAAAGCGATACTCATAATAGCAGGATTTCTGAGGGAAACTTTCTCGCATATAGTTCCTCTTGCGGTCTCTGCCACAGTGGTTTTTGAACAATCGTATGGAAATATTGATGGTGACTCCGCGTCAATTGCCGAAATGGCTGTGATAATTTCAGCTATTTCAAAATTGCCGGTAAATCAGGCAATTGCTGTAACGGGTTCAGTTAATCAAAAAGGGGAAGTACAGCCAATAGGTGGCGTCAACGAAAAAATAGAAGGTTTCTATAAAGTCTGTAAAGAGAAAGGTCTCACCAAATATCAGGGTGTGATTATACCTGTTTCAAATATCGATGATTTGATGCTTGATGAGGAAATTCAGGCTGCCGCCAAGTCTGGTTTGTTTCATATATGGCCCGTTTCGCATATATCGGAGGCATTGGAGATACTTCTCGGTGTAAGAGCAGGAGAGAAAAACGATGAAGGTCATTTTCCCAGGAATACCATCTATGGTATTACTGCAGAGAATCTCAAAAAGATGTATATGTTTGCGAAGGACCCCTTTAAGCTAAATAAACATCCAAGATCGACTCAACCCGAAACAGTGGCGGGAGAACAAATTCTTAAAACTGCCGAATAA
- a CDS encoding NAD(+)/NADH kinase: protein MKAGIIANTSKENIASAVKTVVDALVSEGFSCLISDSIFELSTETMKTDYNFLPDTELIDASDIIISLGGDGTLLNTASITLESGKPIAGVNFGKLGFLTEIHKETLNESFRDIKSGNYFLEERIVLKGNSKSLSDSNILAINDIVIEKGGWPKMMEISLFANKELVSIFSADGLIIATPTGSTGYSLSAGGPIVNPRADVIVISPICPHSLTMRPLVLPADMVITVEINNHPVKFSINCDGQRVNEISSPFSIDISKGKNPLKLIRGKDSSYFNVLRNKLYWGIDVRERKLKAEF from the coding sequence ATGAAAGCAGGCATAATAGCCAACACAAGTAAAGAAAATATAGCCTCTGCCGTAAAAACAGTTGTTGACGCCCTTGTCTCCGAAGGTTTTTCCTGTCTTATCAGTGATTCGATTTTTGAACTCTCCACAGAGACGATGAAAACAGACTATAATTTTCTTCCTGATACCGAACTCATTGATGCGTCTGATATTATAATTTCCCTTGGTGGAGACGGCACCCTTCTGAACACCGCTTCGATTACTCTGGAGAGCGGGAAACCGATTGCAGGAGTAAATTTTGGAAAACTGGGTTTTCTCACCGAAATTCACAAAGAAACATTGAATGAGTCATTTCGAGATATCAAATCAGGGAATTATTTCCTCGAGGAAAGAATTGTACTAAAGGGTAACAGTAAAAGTCTCTCCGATTCCAATATTCTGGCGATAAACGACATCGTCATCGAGAAGGGTGGCTGGCCCAAGATGATGGAAATCTCCCTATTCGCCAACAAGGAACTGGTTTCAATTTTCTCGGCAGACGGATTGATTATTGCCACCCCTACCGGCTCAACCGGATATTCACTCTCTGCCGGAGGTCCGATAGTAAACCCGCGTGCTGATGTCATAGTGATTAGTCCGATATGTCCTCACAGTCTGACGATGCGGCCACTCGTTCTGCCTGCCGATATGGTGATTACAGTTGAAATAAATAATCATCCCGTTAAATTTTCGATAAACTGTGACGGTCAGAGAGTGAACGAAATATCATCACCTTTTAGTATCGACATTTCAAAAGGGAAAAACCCGCTTAAACTTATTCGCGGCAAAGATTCCAGCTATTTTAATGTTCTCCGCAATAAACTCTACTGGGGAATTGATGTGAGGGAAAGAAAATTGAAGGCTGAATTTTAG
- the yidD gene encoding membrane protein insertion efficiency factor YidD has protein sequence MKLLKFLVNIISSVLIAFVKIYQLLISPLFPPSCRFTPTCSNYMIEALKKHGPFKGLYLGIWRILRCNPWGGSGFDPVP, from the coding sequence ATGAAACTCCTGAAATTCCTGGTTAATATAATTTCTTCAGTACTGATCGCTTTCGTAAAAATCTATCAGTTATTGATCTCACCTCTATTTCCCCCAAGTTGCAGATTCACACCTACATGTTCCAATTATATGATTGAGGCTTTGAAAAAGCACGGACCTTTTAAAGGGCTTTATCTTGGTATCTGGCGAATTTTGAGGTGTAACCCGTGGGGAGGGAGTGGATTTGATCCGGTACCATAA